The Microbacterium luteum nucleotide sequence CGCGCGCGGCATCCTGGATCTCCTCGATCGTCGCGTCGGGCTTGCCCAGCGCGATGTTGTCGGCAACCGTGCCGCTGAACAGGTACGCCTCCTGCGTGACCATGACGATGGCCCGTCGCAGGTCTTTCGGATGCAGCTGACGCAGGTCGACGTCGTCCAGGGTGATGGCGCCGCGGGTGGGGTCGTAGAACCGCGAGACGAGCTTGGCCAGGGTCGACTTGCCCGCACCCGTCGTTCCCACCAGCGCGATGGTCTGTCCGGCGGGGATGTCCAGCGTGAAGTCGGGCAGGATCACCCGGTCCTCGGAGTATCCGAAGCGCACGTCGTCGAAGCGCACGTGACCGCGCGCCCGCCACAGGTCGACCGGCTTCGCCGGGTCGGGCACCGTCGGCTCCTCCTCGAGCACGCCCGAGACCTTCTCGAGCGCGGCGGTGGCCGACTGGTAGGAGTTGAGGAAGAACGCCACCTCCTGCAGCGGCGAGAAGAAGTTCCGAACGTAGAGGACCGCCCCCACGAGGGTTCCGATCGCCATCGCACCCTCGGCCACGCGCACGCCGCCCCAGAAGACGATGAGGGCGAGCGACACCGACGCGATGGCCATGAGTCCCGGCTCGAACGTGCCGAAGAGGCGGATCGAGCGCATGTTGACGTCGCGGTACCGCATCGCGAGGCCGCCGAACTCGTCGTCGTTGCGCGGCTCCTTTCGGAACGCCTTCACCGCCCGCACACCCGTCATCGTCTCGACGAACTTCACGATCACCTGGGCGCTGATCACACGCGACTCCCGGTAGACCAGCTGGGAGCGCAGGTAGAACCACCGCATGAGGAAGAAGAGGGGGATGCCCATCAGCACGATGATGACGCCGGACTGCCAATCGAGCAGCAGCAGCGCGGCGAGCGTGAACACGCCGTAGAGGAGCCCCGAGACGAGCTCGTTGAGACCGCCGTCGAGCAGCTCGCGGATGGTGTCGAGGTCACTCGTCTGCCGCGAGATGATGCGGCCGGAGGTGTAGGACTCGTGGAACTCCAGGCTCAGGCG carries:
- a CDS encoding ABC transporter ATP-binding protein; translation: MSTGIIGTRGEDRSDYTREESRAIRRRSLRLLGSLVSTLRWQLVLAAAVLIVSTVLRVAGPALITYGINTALPAAVDRMDWMPTVGVVAVYLLTAFGGAGLVGWYAVVAARLTQAIMLDLRKRIFLHTQRLSLEFHESYTSGRIISRQTSDLDTIRELLDGGLNELVSGLLYGVFTLAALLLLDWQSGVIIVLMGIPLFFLMRWFYLRSQLVYRESRVISAQVIVKFVETMTGVRAVKAFRKEPRNDDEFGGLAMRYRDVNMRSIRLFGTFEPGLMAIASVSLALIVFWGGVRVAEGAMAIGTLVGAVLYVRNFFSPLQEVAFFLNSYQSATAALEKVSGVLEEEPTVPDPAKPVDLWRARGHVRFDDVRFGYSEDRVILPDFTLDIPAGQTIALVGTTGAGKSTLAKLVSRFYDPTRGAITLDDVDLRQLHPKDLRRAIVMVTQEAYLFSGTVADNIALGKPDATIEEIQDAARAVGAHEFIEALPDGYATDVNKRGGRVSAGQRQLISFARAFLANPAVLILDEATASLDIPSERLIQEALQTLLADRTAIIIAHRLSTVAIADRVLVMEHGRIIEDDAPAALIAGDGKFAQLHSAWQQSLV